A region of Thermococcus piezophilus DNA encodes the following proteins:
- a CDS encoding extradiol dioxygenase has translation MLVGIGLMPHGNPVLEPPDGETRKLAEVLRKIGEKLRDVDAYILISPHNVRMSDHLGVVLAENLISWLGFEGKELPGEWKTDRELAEKVYRTEKGAEMPVVGLNFAALRGEYSRWPLSWGELIPLQFLERKPLVIITPARNVSRETLVKFGEVLGDVIDTDKRRIALIISADHGHAHDEDGPYGYRKESEEYDRLIMRLINENRLEELLKIPEKLVKNALVDSYWQMLIMLGAMRKAEFELEGSAYACPTYFGMAGALWVRKN, from the coding sequence ATGCTGGTTGGGATAGGTCTCATGCCCCACGGAAATCCAGTTCTGGAACCCCCCGATGGGGAAACGAGAAAGCTCGCAGAGGTCCTCAGGAAGATAGGCGAGAAGCTCAGGGACGTTGACGCTTACATCCTCATCAGCCCCCACAACGTGAGAATGAGCGACCATCTCGGCGTCGTCTTGGCAGAGAACCTAATTTCGTGGCTTGGCTTTGAGGGGAAGGAACTGCCCGGTGAGTGGAAAACCGATAGGGAGCTTGCCGAAAAGGTTTACAGGACCGAGAAAGGGGCAGAAATGCCTGTCGTTGGCCTGAACTTCGCCGCTCTACGTGGCGAATACTCCCGCTGGCCGCTGAGCTGGGGGGAGCTCATACCTCTCCAGTTTCTCGAAAGGAAACCACTGGTTATCATAACCCCTGCCAGAAACGTAAGCCGGGAAACGCTCGTCAAGTTTGGAGAAGTCCTCGGTGATGTCATCGATACTGACAAGAGAAGGATAGCCCTGATAATCAGCGCCGACCACGGTCATGCCCACGACGAGGACGGACCCTACGGTTACAGGAAAGAAAGTGAAGAGTACGACAGGCTCATCATGAGGCTAATCAACGAGAACCGCCTCGAGGAACTGCTCAAAATCCCAGAGAAACTCGTGAAGAATGCCTTAGTGGACAGCTACTGGCAGATGCTGATAATGCTCGGAGCCATGAGGAAGGCGGAATTTGAGCTGGAAGGTTCAGCATACGCATGTCCAACCTACTTCGGCATGGCTGGGGCACTGTGGGTGAGGAAAAACTAA
- a CDS encoding cyclic 2,3-diphosphoglycerate synthase: MAEKKKKRVLILGAAGRDFHNFNVFFRDNPEYEVVAFTATQIPDIEGRLYPPELAGELYPNGIPIWSEDDLEKIIKEHDIDIVVFAYSDVPHEHVMHLASRAHSAGADFWLLGPKSTMLKSSKPVIAVTAVRTGCGKSQTSRKVAQLLQEMGYKVVAIRHPMPYGDLRKQVVQRFATFEDLDKHECTIEEREEYEPYIERGMVVYAGVDYEKILREAEKEADIILWDGGNNDFPFYEPDLWIVVTDPHRPGHELKYHPGETNFRAADVIIINKIDTANRDDIQKVRESIEKVNPNATVIDAASPIFVDNPELIKGKRVLVVEDGPTLTHGGMKYGAGYVAAKKFGGKEIIDPRPYAVGSIVETYKKYPHLDLILPAMGYGKKQIKELEETINRADADVVIMGTPVDLRRFMNLNKPAVRVRYELEEIGQPKLKDILKEFVEKCEKLKK, encoded by the coding sequence ATGGCCGAGAAAAAAAAGAAAAGGGTTCTCATTCTTGGAGCGGCTGGAAGGGACTTCCACAATTTCAACGTCTTCTTCAGGGACAACCCCGAGTACGAGGTCGTTGCCTTCACCGCAACCCAGATTCCCGACATAGAGGGCAGGCTTTATCCGCCCGAGCTTGCCGGCGAGCTCTACCCGAACGGAATACCGATATGGAGCGAGGACGACCTTGAGAAGATAATCAAGGAGCATGACATTGATATCGTTGTCTTCGCCTACTCGGACGTCCCCCACGAGCACGTCATGCACCTCGCTTCTCGCGCTCACTCCGCTGGCGCTGACTTCTGGCTCCTCGGCCCGAAGAGCACCATGCTCAAGTCCAGCAAGCCGGTCATAGCGGTTACCGCCGTCAGAACCGGCTGTGGAAAGAGCCAGACCAGCAGAAAGGTCGCCCAGCTCCTCCAGGAGATGGGTTACAAGGTCGTCGCCATAAGACACCCAATGCCCTACGGTGACCTCAGGAAGCAGGTCGTCCAGAGGTTCGCGACCTTCGAGGACCTCGACAAGCACGAGTGCACCATCGAAGAGAGGGAGGAGTACGAGCCATACATCGAGAGAGGCATGGTCGTCTACGCGGGCGTTGACTACGAGAAGATCCTTCGCGAGGCCGAGAAAGAAGCTGACATAATCCTCTGGGACGGCGGAAACAATGACTTCCCGTTCTACGAGCCCGACCTCTGGATAGTCGTTACCGACCCCCACAGGCCAGGCCACGAGCTCAAGTACCACCCCGGTGAGACCAACTTCAGGGCTGCTGATGTCATAATCATCAACAAGATAGACACCGCCAACAGGGACGACATCCAGAAGGTCCGCGAGAGCATCGAGAAGGTCAACCCGAACGCCACTGTAATCGACGCCGCATCACCAATATTCGTTGACAACCCCGAGCTCATCAAGGGCAAGCGCGTTTTAGTGGTTGAGGATGGTCCGACCCTCACTCACGGCGGCATGAAGTACGGAGCTGGTTACGTTGCAGCTAAGAAGTTCGGTGGCAAGGAGATAATCGACCCGAGGCCCTACGCCGTCGGCTCAATCGTCGAGACCTACAAGAAGTACCCGCACCTCGACCTCATCCTTCCGGCGATGGGCTACGGCAAGAAGCAGATTAAGGAGCTCGAGGAGACCATCAACAGGGCCGACGCAGATGTGGTCATCATGGGTACACCAGTTGACCTCAGGCGCTTCATGAACCTCAACAAGCCGGCCGTCCGCGTCCGCTACGAACTCGAAGAAATCGGCCAGCCCAAGCTCAAGGACATCCTCAAGGAGTTCGTCGAAAAGTGCGAGAAGCTCAAGAAGTGA
- a CDS encoding PLDc N-terminal domain-containing protein, protein MTGSGIFFALWGFGWILGILGLVAIVWVIYDVLVNQKRMPDVEKVVWIIVALFLGIIGAIIYYVIVKSSHKYE, encoded by the coding sequence ATGACGGGGTCAGGAATATTTTTTGCACTATGGGGATTTGGATGGATTTTGGGCATTTTAGGCCTTGTCGCGATTGTGTGGGTGATCTACGACGTGCTGGTTAACCAGAAACGTATGCCCGACGTTGAGAAGGTGGTATGGATCATTGTAGCGCTCTTTCTCGGAATAATAGGCGCGATAATCTACTACGTTATCGTTAAGTCCAGCCACAAGTACGAGTAG
- a CDS encoding secondary thiamine-phosphate synthase enzyme YjbQ — translation MEVVTKELHFTTKGEIDLVDITHEVERIVEESGINNGQVLVFVPGATGAIVTIEHESGLLEDFKRVLGELILKGKGYLHDRIDDNAHSHIRATLLGASEGFPVVDGKLVRGIWQQIFFVELDVRPRRRKVVVQVMGE, via the coding sequence ATGGAGGTCGTCACGAAGGAGCTTCACTTCACAACGAAGGGCGAGATTGATCTCGTGGACATAACTCATGAGGTTGAGAGAATTGTCGAGGAGTCGGGAATAAATAACGGCCAGGTCCTCGTCTTCGTTCCTGGCGCTACTGGGGCGATAGTTACGATAGAGCACGAGTCAGGTCTCTTGGAGGACTTCAAGAGGGTCCTGGGAGAGCTCATACTCAAAGGCAAGGGCTACCTTCACGACAGAATCGACGACAACGCCCACTCCCATATAAGGGCCACGCTCCTCGGGGCGAGCGAGGGCTTTCCTGTGGTTGATGGAAAGCTCGTCCGGGGGATATGGCAGCAGATATTCTTCGTCGAGCTGGATGTGAGGCCGAGGAGGAGAAAGGTCGTTGTTCAGGTCATGGGGGAGTGA
- a CDS encoding VanZ family protein: MVHFLEFLTLGFLGWPAFLYLLPLPFLLEFLQLFVPGRTFSPYDMAANLIGFGFGVLLGWWYGGRHEGASLHNEGRD, encoded by the coding sequence GTGGTCCATTTCTTGGAGTTCCTCACTTTAGGTTTCCTCGGATGGCCGGCTTTTCTTTACCTCCTTCCCCTGCCTTTCCTTCTCGAGTTTCTCCAGCTATTCGTCCCGGGCAGGACCTTCTCGCCATACGACATGGCCGCAAATCTAATAGGATTTGGCTTTGGAGTTCTTCTGGGGTGGTGGTATGGAGGTCGTCACGAAGGAGCTTCACTTCACAACGAAGGGCGAGATTGA
- a CDS encoding thiamine-phosphate synthase family protein: MRTPSLYVAEELMPFIRAKIAENLYKSGMKQAQIAGYLGITQAMVSKYLAGKYKVPPKEVADELEKLASEVSKLILFGGTKEDAIVLTSRRLFELLQSGFLCRFYSDYAGISEKACKSLFSAQPARGEILERLNLALNELLRNEAFPSLIPEVRSNFAYSLPNPGGSEDVAAIPGRITAVKGKAFALPPEFGASSFTAGILVELGKVRLEVRSVLNIRYGSDIELALERAGFKVARVKTGGLEEDEAVKIIADAFRDGTHDAVVDEGGFGVEPVVYLFGRDPFEVVEKLKRLVNGL; this comes from the coding sequence ATGAGGACGCCGAGCCTCTACGTTGCCGAGGAGCTCATGCCTTTCATCAGGGCCAAGATAGCTGAGAACCTTTATAAGAGTGGCATGAAGCAGGCCCAGATAGCTGGGTATCTCGGCATAACCCAAGCTATGGTGAGCAAGTATCTTGCAGGGAAATACAAGGTTCCCCCAAAGGAGGTCGCCGATGAGCTCGAAAAGCTCGCCTCCGAAGTGTCGAAGCTAATCCTCTTCGGTGGAACTAAAGAGGACGCCATAGTTTTGACCTCCCGCAGGCTCTTCGAACTCCTCCAGAGCGGTTTTCTGTGCAGGTTTTATTCGGACTACGCCGGGATAAGTGAGAAAGCTTGCAAGTCGCTGTTTTCAGCTCAACCCGCAAGGGGTGAGATACTGGAGAGACTTAACTTGGCCCTCAACGAGCTTCTTAGAAACGAGGCTTTCCCCTCACTTATTCCAGAGGTCAGGAGCAACTTCGCGTATTCCCTTCCAAACCCCGGAGGCTCTGAGGACGTCGCGGCCATTCCGGGGAGAATCACGGCAGTTAAGGGGAAGGCCTTCGCTTTGCCACCCGAGTTCGGCGCGAGCAGCTTCACCGCTGGCATACTCGTGGAACTTGGAAAGGTTCGGCTAGAGGTCAGGAGCGTCCTGAACATACGTTATGGTAGTGACATTGAATTAGCCTTGGAACGGGCGGGTTTCAAAGTTGCAAGGGTTAAGACCGGGGGGCTGGAGGAAGACGAGGCCGTTAAGATAATCGCAGATGCATTCAGGGATGGAACCCACGATGCCGTGGTGGACGAGGGTGGCTTTGGGGTTGAGCCTGTGGTTTACCTCTTTGGGAGGGATCCCTTTGAGGTCGTGGAGAAGCTCAAGAGGCTGGTGAATGGCCTTTGA
- the pyrB gene encoding aspartate carbamoyltransferase: protein MEWKGRDVISVRDFSKEDIEFVLKVAKRLEKELNEKGSLEYARGKILATLFFEPSTRTRLSFESAMHRLGGSVIGFSSASSTSVKKGESLADTIKTVEQYSDVIVIRHPIEGAARLAAEVADIPVINAGDGSNQHPTQTLLDIYTIKHTFGKIDGLKIGLLGDLKYGRTVHSLAEALAFYDVELYLISPELLRMPKHIVEELKERGVLVHETTDLEKTIEELDLLYVTRIQKERFPDEQEYLKVKGSYQVNCSLLKNAKEGLKVMHPLPRVDEIHPEADKTPHALYFRQVFSGVPVRMALLGLTLGVL from the coding sequence ATGGAATGGAAAGGACGCGACGTGATAAGCGTTAGGGACTTCTCCAAGGAGGACATCGAGTTTGTTTTGAAGGTTGCCAAGAGACTCGAGAAAGAGCTCAACGAGAAGGGCTCGCTGGAGTACGCGAGGGGCAAAATTTTGGCCACACTCTTCTTCGAGCCCTCGACCAGAACAAGACTGAGCTTTGAGAGCGCCATGCACCGCCTCGGAGGCTCGGTCATAGGCTTCTCCTCTGCATCGAGTACTTCAGTGAAGAAGGGAGAAAGCTTAGCTGACACAATAAAAACCGTTGAGCAGTACAGCGACGTCATAGTGATAAGGCATCCAATAGAAGGAGCTGCACGATTAGCGGCCGAAGTGGCGGATATTCCCGTCATAAACGCCGGGGATGGAAGCAACCAGCATCCCACTCAAACGCTCCTCGACATTTACACTATAAAGCACACCTTCGGAAAAATCGACGGCCTCAAAATAGGCCTCCTCGGAGACTTGAAGTACGGGAGAACCGTCCACAGCCTGGCTGAAGCTTTAGCATTCTACGATGTGGAGCTCTACCTCATCTCGCCGGAGCTTCTGAGGATGCCGAAGCACATCGTCGAGGAGCTCAAAGAGAGGGGTGTACTGGTTCACGAGACAACCGATTTGGAGAAAACTATCGAAGAGCTCGATTTGCTCTACGTAACAAGGATTCAGAAGGAGCGCTTCCCAGACGAGCAGGAGTACCTCAAGGTCAAGGGAAGCTACCAGGTGAACTGCTCCCTTCTCAAGAACGCCAAGGAAGGCCTGAAGGTCATGCACCCACTCCCGAGGGTGGACGAGATTCACCCAGAGGCAGACAAGACGCCCCACGCGCTCTACTTCAGGCAGGTCTTCTCGGGCGTTCCAGTGAGGATGGCTTTGCTCGGATTAACGTTGGGGGTGTTATGA
- the pyrI gene encoding aspartate carbamoyltransferase regulatory subunit, which translates to MAELKVTAIKEGTVIDHIPAGKGLKVIEILHLNMLKGGVLLLASNVHSKKLGKKDIVKVEGRFLSEEEVNKIALIAPTVTVNIVRNYKVTEKFKVEIPEEISGILRCANPNCVSNHEYVTSKFYVVSREPLKVRCHYCERTMEESEILSNL; encoded by the coding sequence ATGGCCGAGCTCAAGGTTACCGCGATTAAGGAAGGAACCGTTATAGACCATATTCCGGCCGGAAAGGGCCTCAAGGTCATCGAGATACTCCACCTAAACATGCTTAAAGGGGGAGTTTTGCTCCTTGCCTCAAACGTCCACAGCAAAAAACTCGGCAAGAAGGACATCGTCAAGGTTGAAGGCCGCTTCCTGAGCGAAGAGGAGGTCAACAAGATAGCTCTGATAGCTCCAACGGTCACAGTAAACATAGTGAGGAACTACAAGGTAACCGAGAAGTTCAAGGTCGAGATTCCGGAGGAGATAAGCGGAATCCTCCGCTGCGCCAATCCCAATTGCGTCAGCAACCACGAATACGTCACTTCAAAGTTCTACGTCGTCTCAAGGGAGCCTCTGAAGGTGCGCTGCCATTACTGCGAGAGGACAATGGAGGAAAGTGAAATTCTGAGCAACCTCTAA
- a CDS encoding DeoR family transcriptional regulator, protein MRLCLENGLPEPEFSEEAGGFVVLLRKDIYTEDYLRKLGLNERQIKAVLYVKEKGSITNKEYQNLFSVSRQTATRDLSDLVKLGIFKRVEKGRYKLKTHHESNMSQP, encoded by the coding sequence GTGCGCCTCTGTCTGGAGAATGGTTTACCCGAGCCTGAGTTTAGTGAAGAGGCTGGAGGTTTCGTGGTTCTTTTGAGAAAGGACATCTATACGGAGGATTACCTGAGAAAGCTGGGTTTGAATGAAAGGCAGATTAAAGCAGTGCTCTATGTGAAGGAGAAAGGCAGCATAACAAATAAAGAATATCAAAATCTGTTCAGCGTTTCAAGACAAACAGCGACAAGGGATCTTAGTGATCTGGTTAAATTGGGAATTTTCAAGCGTGTTGAAAAAGGCAGGTATAAACTAAAGACTCATCATGAGTCAAATATGAGTCAACCATGA
- a CDS encoding RNA-guided endonuclease InsQ/TnpB family protein, producing the protein MPSVTVKLTAKFKLKTIPEGLDGLFSTYREIVNFLITYAFENNVTSFYRLKKETYRELREKYSQLPSHYLYTACQMATSIFKSYRKRKRKGKANGKPIFKKEVIMLDDHLFKLDLEKGLIKLSTPNGRIQLEFYPAKYHEKFGDWKVGQAWLVRTPKGVFLHVVFSRAVEVREPKAFIGVDLNENNVTLSLPNGEFLQIITHEREIRTGYFLKRRKIQRKIRAGKKRKELLEKYGQREKNRLNDLYHKIANKIVELAEEYCGIALEDLSEIRDSIRYSAEMNGRLHRWSFCKLQSIIEYKAKLKGIKVVFVNPAFTSSLCPICGGRLSPNGCRVLHCENCGFESDRDVVGSWNIRLRALKMWGVSAPPERQPMKMGGWKVTHYDSFICSKSSG; encoded by the coding sequence ATGCCCTCCGTGACGGTTAAACTCACGGCAAAATTCAAGCTCAAGACAATTCCTGAAGGGTTAGACGGTCTCTTCTCCACTTACCGTGAAATTGTGAACTTTCTCATAACTTACGCCTTCGAGAACAACGTTACGAGCTTTTACAGGCTCAAAAAGGAAACCTACAGAGAGTTAAGGGAGAAATACTCACAACTACCGAGTCATTACCTTTACACGGCCTGTCAAATGGCCACATCAATTTTCAAAAGCTACAGGAAAAGGAAGAGGAAGGGAAAAGCTAACGGAAAGCCTATTTTTAAGAAAGAAGTCATAATGCTGGACGACCACCTGTTTAAGCTGGATCTGGAGAAGGGCTTAATCAAGCTCTCCACTCCAAACGGGAGAATTCAATTGGAGTTTTATCCTGCAAAATACCACGAGAAGTTTGGGGACTGGAAGGTTGGACAGGCTTGGTTGGTCAGAACGCCTAAGGGCGTCTTTCTTCACGTTGTTTTCTCAAGGGCGGTTGAGGTTAGAGAGCCGAAAGCTTTCATCGGCGTGGACTTGAACGAGAACAATGTAACTCTTTCCCTCCCGAATGGTGAGTTTCTCCAAATCATCACTCACGAACGTGAAATCAGGACTGGTTACTTCCTAAAGCGGAGGAAAATCCAGCGGAAAATTCGAGCTGGTAAGAAAAGGAAAGAACTCCTCGAAAAATACGGGCAGAGGGAAAAGAACAGGCTTAATGATCTCTACCATAAAATAGCCAATAAAATCGTCGAGCTGGCGGAGGAATACTGTGGAATTGCCTTGGAGGATTTGAGTGAAATCAGGGATTCGATTAGGTATTCAGCCGAGATGAATGGTCGTTTGCACCGCTGGAGTTTTTGCAAACTCCAGTCAATTATTGAATACAAGGCCAAGTTGAAGGGTATTAAAGTTGTCTTCGTTAATCCCGCTTTTACTTCCTCCCTGTGCCCGATATGTGGGGGTAGGCTAAGCCCGAATGGGTGCAGGGTTCTGCATTGTGAAAATTGTGGCTTTGAATCAGATAGGGATGTAGTTGGTAGCTGGAACATTCGCTTGAGAGCCCTGAAGATGTGGGGAGTCTCCGCTCCCCCCGAACGCCAGCCAATGAAGATGGGAGGCTGGAAGGTTACCCACTACGATAGTTTTATATGTTCCAAAAGTAGCGGGTAA
- a CDS encoding IS607 family transposase, whose product MRLYRTGEVAKKLGVSTMTVRRWIRAGKIKAYQIGKEFRIPESEVLRLLEGKIPDKVVIYARVSSRDQKEDLERQVEYLKNYCSTKGYQVTKTLTDISSGLNENRKGLKELFKLVESGETTKVIITCRDRLTRFGFKYLEQYFNSHGVEIEVLFDDEDKTPEKELVEDLLAIVTSFAGKLYGMRSHRKKRLVEAVKNALRDG is encoded by the coding sequence ATGAGGCTTTATCGGACTGGTGAAGTTGCAAAGAAACTTGGAGTTTCAACAATGACAGTGCGGCGCTGGATCAGGGCAGGGAAAATAAAGGCATATCAAATTGGGAAAGAGTTTAGAATTCCAGAAAGCGAAGTTCTAAGACTTCTTGAAGGCAAAATCCCTGATAAAGTAGTCATTTACGCCAGGGTCTCGAGCAGAGACCAGAAGGAGGACTTGGAAAGACAGGTTGAATACCTCAAAAACTACTGCTCCACCAAAGGGTATCAAGTAACAAAAACCCTCACGGACATCTCATCAGGCTTGAACGAGAACAGGAAGGGCTTAAAAGAGCTTTTTAAACTTGTGGAAAGTGGAGAGACAACCAAGGTAATAATAACATGCAGGGACAGGTTAACCCGTTTTGGCTTCAAATACCTCGAACAATACTTCAACTCTCACGGCGTTGAGATTGAAGTACTCTTCGATGACGAGGATAAAACACCAGAAAAAGAACTCGTTGAGGATTTATTAGCCATCGTAACCTCATTTGCTGGAAAGCTTTATGGTATGCGTTCTCACAGGAAAAAACGCCTCGTTGAGGCGGTAAAGAATGCCCTCCGTGACGGTTAA
- a CDS encoding helix-turn-helix domain-containing protein, whose amino-acid sequence MNVSDLLKKGKSETSEFKRELNDSVYKTLSAFANTHGGILLLGVGDDGKVYGFSGDLDSLARSIRHNLGINPSIKVEDIDGKKIVIIEVPQSPVPVSFRGRYYRRVGAQTVEMGWEDLRRFFLQKSGATWDSLPSPATLEDLDEETIRKFVRMARNRLPYINENEDVESILDKLGLLEDGKITNAALLLFGKEPQKYYIQAKVGIGRFKDPVTIIDDKEIGGTLFTQVEEAMKIIMSHIGVRYEFEGGLRRKEIWDYPLDALREAIINTLIHRDYTDPSNVQIKIFDDFIWIWNPGKLPEGISLEDLKKEMHPSKLRNPKIAQVFYYAGLVERWAVL is encoded by the coding sequence ATGAATGTTAGTGACCTGCTTAAGAAAGGCAAGAGCGAAACTAGTGAGTTTAAGAGGGAGCTGAATGATTCCGTGTATAAGACGCTGTCGGCATTTGCTAACACCCACGGTGGAATTCTGCTCCTAGGTGTTGGCGATGATGGAAAGGTTTATGGCTTCTCTGGAGACTTGGACAGCTTAGCCAGATCAATAAGGCACAACCTTGGAATAAACCCCTCCATAAAAGTTGAAGATATTGATGGAAAGAAAATCGTCATCATTGAAGTTCCCCAATCCCCTGTTCCAGTTTCTTTTAGAGGGAGGTACTACAGGAGGGTCGGTGCCCAGACCGTTGAGATGGGCTGGGAGGATTTGCGGAGGTTCTTCCTTCAGAAATCTGGGGCCACATGGGATTCTCTACCGTCTCCTGCAACTCTGGAAGATCTTGATGAGGAAACGATCAGAAAGTTTGTCCGTATGGCTAGGAACAGGTTGCCGTACATCAATGAAAACGAGGACGTTGAGTCAATTCTAGATAAGCTTGGGCTTCTAGAGGATGGCAAGATAACCAACGCTGCTCTTCTTCTCTTTGGAAAAGAGCCTCAAAAATATTATATCCAGGCTAAGGTCGGAATAGGGCGCTTTAAGGATCCGGTAACAATCATAGACGACAAGGAGATTGGAGGAACTCTCTTCACCCAGGTTGAAGAAGCAATGAAGATTATAATGAGCCATATTGGAGTCAGGTACGAGTTTGAGGGAGGGCTGAGGAGAAAGGAAATTTGGGATTATCCCTTAGATGCCCTCAGAGAAGCTATAATAAACACCCTGATTCATAGAGACTACACCGACCCGAGCAACGTGCAGATTAAAATCTTTGATGACTTCATCTGGATATGGAATCCCGGGAAGTTGCCGGAGGGGATTAGCCTTGAAGACCTGAAAAAGGAGATGCACCCATCCAAGCTGAGAAACCCCAAAATTGCTCAGGTTTTCTACTATGCCGGGCTGGTTGAGAGATGGGCTGTTTTATAG
- a CDS encoding V-type ATPase subunit, whose translation MKGSKLSDDISLEVYDLRSHNNEVIRESIDAMFKITEELKGKVILIGGWSVYYWVDNVLGYNGVPSIDIDFLSRAESFEKIREVMKNLGFQSAGFRFAKPVKSSLIIREDVKVDFLFDKKPSHLSFDTPFASSIFRNRYYSEVHFEFRDFNGNTIAEGDVDVAFPEAVLALKFDIYTNAGDYPDDKRDKHWKDVIDVYSLLMGFYKKRDAWRGGDFYLRKDVLRELYRAKSYRPTSVYEILKGSQYREDIRVMLADYVGFKVFEERLFERKLKELEDALKNADGSQ comes from the coding sequence ATGAAGGGGTCTAAACTTTCTGATGATATATCCCTTGAGGTTTATGATTTGAGGAGCCACAACAACGAGGTTATCAGGGAGTCAATAGATGCAATGTTCAAAATTACTGAAGAACTAAAGGGGAAGGTCATCCTTATTGGTGGCTGGAGTGTGTATTACTGGGTGGATAACGTTTTGGGCTACAACGGAGTTCCGTCAATTGACATTGATTTCCTCTCAAGGGCTGAAAGCTTTGAGAAAATAAGAGAAGTTATGAAAAACCTTGGATTTCAAAGTGCGGGCTTCAGGTTTGCAAAACCTGTCAAAAGCAGCTTAATCATTAGGGAAGATGTGAAGGTGGATTTTCTCTTTGACAAAAAGCCCTCTCATCTCAGCTTTGACACTCCGTTCGCTTCATCAATTTTCAGAAATCGGTATTATTCGGAGGTTCACTTTGAATTTCGTGATTTTAATGGAAATACAATCGCTGAAGGGGACGTTGACGTGGCTTTTCCTGAGGCAGTTCTGGCCCTAAAGTTCGACATTTACACCAATGCCGGAGATTATCCAGACGACAAGAGGGATAAGCACTGGAAGGACGTGATTGACGTTTATTCTCTCTTAATGGGCTTCTACAAGAAAAGAGATGCGTGGCGCGGAGGGGACTTCTATCTCAGGAAGGATGTTTTAAGGGAGCTCTACAGGGCTAAGAGCTATCGTCCGACTTCAGTTTATGAGATTTTAAAGGGAAGTCAGTACCGGGAGGACATTAGGGTAATGCTGGCTGACTACGTCGGCTTCAAAGTCTTTGAGGAGAGGCTATTTGAGAGGAAATTAAAAGAACTTGAGGATGCCCTCAAAAACGCTGACGGGTCACAGTGA